The following coding sequences lie in one Fusarium poae strain DAOMC 252244 chromosome 1, whole genome shotgun sequence genomic window:
- a CDS encoding hypothetical protein (BUSCO:49558at5125), with protein sequence MARVHCANAQSTVNSFMQLARRSYTTASAQSSVPLEFLVPRCTPPTGLRASRLTVNPHSTRSWSYNLRETATRQFSTSAIRQKTRAILNPQQDEDGNEMMLEITDRAAKRLNKIMEKDGNPNLALRIQVESGGCHGFQYLMSLVTLPAKDAAEWSSVVNEDDTIFQYIPDNADPATASEDGPKIILDEPSLDLLKGSKVDFTMELIGSQFKITDNPLATSSCGCGTSFDIKM encoded by the exons ATGGCCCGAGTTCACTGCGCTAATGCGCAATCCACCGTCAATTCTTTTATGCAGCTTGCACGACGAAGCTACACAACTGCTTCTGCTCAATCATCAGTACCTCTCGAGTTTCTTGTCCCGCGATGCACTCCGCCAACCGGCCTACGAGCCTCTAGACTCACGGTTAACCCCCACTCGACACGATCATGGAGTTATAATTTACGAGAAACGGCGACGCGGCAATTCTCGACATCGGCTATACGACAAAAGACACGGGCCATACTGAATCCCCAACAAGACGAGGATGGCAACGAAATGATGCTAGAAATTACCGACCGGGCTGCCAAG CGCCTCAACAAGATCATGGAGAAGGATGGCAATCCAAACCTCGCCTTAAGAATTCAGGTGGAGAGTGGTGGCTGCCATGGCTTCCAATATCTTATGAGTCTCGTCACTTTACCGGCCAAGGATGCTGCTGAATGGTCCTCCGTCGTTAACGAAGACGACACGATTTTCCAATATATCCCCGATAACGCTGATCCGGCTACTGCTTCGGAGGACGGTCCGAAAATCATACTCGATGAACCATCCCTTGACCTCCTCAAGGGCAGCAAAGTTGACTTCACGATGGAGTTGATTGGTTCGCAGTTTAAGATTACAGACAACCCCCTTGCTACCAGCAGCTGTGGCTGTGGTACAAGTTTCGATATTAAAATGTAG